Within Limisalsivibrio acetivorans, the genomic segment GCCCGCAAACCTCGCCTATCGCCTCCGCTGTTTCTGCCACGCCGCTGGAATGGGTTGCTGTGAAGTTGCTCCGGAAGTCTATCATCTTGCTGAACATTCTTGAAAGCCCCATAAGTTCGTCCAGATCCATCTCAACCTTGTATTGGCTGGCGATCTTTTTGAGCTTCATATCGATGTGGCTGTATTGGGTATGGAGCCAGAAGTATTCCTTATGGGCTATCCTGTTGAATGCATCGGCTACATCGGGGTGGAAGGTAGTGCCCTTTCTGTCCATAATTTTTCTGTGTATGGAGTCAGTCTGGTTGAGGATATATTCATCCCCCCGTATCAGAACATCAACTCTGTCAGCAAGATGGAGGATATGACTCTCTAAAGGGACGCTGTCTCCTTTCTCTTCGTATGTTCTGTGGTGGTGTCTCACAAATGAGGCAATCTTAGCAAACGGAGGGAAGGTGTTCAGTAGGTGGTAGCCCAGCTCGGCATGCTCATTGGGGTTGTCCAGCTCGAATTTGAGGGTATCCAGTCTGTCACTCAGTGAGATTGAGCCTATGTCGTGAAGAGCTCCGGCTATCATAAGGTTGTTGATCTGCTCACTCCGGAACCCGAGCTCATAGCCCAATTCTGTGGCTAGATACGCCACCTTCTTGTGGTGGTTCGCCACCTCCGGGCTAATAAGATCTATAGCTCCGGAGAGGGAGAGCACAATTTCACTCAGAGGTATAAACATACGTTCCATCCTTTAAATATACCGATAATTTTTTTCGACACAATAGCAATGATCACAAAAATCAATAATATTTATCAATTTTTTACAAATGTTCATTAAATCACTATTTTGGTCTTTATTCGTCCATCGAATTTAGTTTTGACAATGCGGGTCTTGGGGTATATATTACGGGTAGGCGAACAGGCGTTCGTGTTTTTATGTGGAAAAAATTCCATCCATGGATTTTTTCCTGCTGTTCGAGCAAGGCGACCTTGCTCTCTCGTACTTTCGGCTACATGAATTGGGCAGAGCCCAATTCAGTTTCGCCTCCAGCGCTTCCATCCGTGGAAGCGGGAGTGAGGGCGAAATGGGGGTGTATGGTTTTATGTGGAAAAAATTCCATCCATGGATTTTTTCCTGTTGTTCGAGCAAGGCGACCTTGCTCTCTCGTACTTCCGGCTGCATGAATTGGGCAGAACCCAATTCAGTTTCGCCTCCAGCGCTTCCATCCGTGGAAGCGGGAGTGAGGGCGGAATGGGGGTGTATGGTTTTATGTGGAAAAAATTCCATCCATGGATTTTTTCCTGCTGTTCGAGCAGGGAGACCCTGCTCTCTCGTACTTTCGGCTGCATGAATTGGGCAGAGCCCACTTCAGTTTCGCCTCCAGCGCTTCCATCCGTGGAAGCGTGGGAAATGGCGAAATGGGTTTTTAGGCAGTATGGGGGAATATTTAGATGTGTTTGTGTTGGTATGATAAATGTTTTGTACATAGATGTTTATAACTAAAAAATGAGTTTTTGAGGGGTTTTAGGGGAACTTTGTTCCCAAAAAGTTCCCCTAATATATTTGGAAAAAATGCCTTCCATGGATTTTTCCTTTATTAGAAATTAATTAAGAGGTGCAGATATGGGCGAGCCCACAGAGAAGCAGAAGCGTTTTTTGGATTACATTGAGAATTTCAGCGACACGTACGGTTATTCTCCTTCTGTTCGTGAGATCGCCGGCGGTTTAGGTCTTTCGTCCACGGCCAGCGTCAAGAAGATGCTGGATCGTTTGGAGGAGCGTGGTTTTATCCGCAGGGGGGGCAGTGGAACTGCGAGGGGCATAGAGCTTTTACGGGGTCGTTCTTTTCCTGTTTTGGGGCGTATCCAGGCTGGTGTTCCTGTAACTGCGGAGGAGAACATTGAGGGCTATATATCCCTTAAGGACAAGGCTCATCGTGACTGTTTTTTCTTGAAGGTAGAGGGTGAGAGTATGAAGGACAAGGGGATTTTGGATGGTGATTTCGCTCTTATCCGCCCTGTTCCTGTGGTGAACAGCGGGAAGATAGGTGTATTTCGTCTGAACGGCGAAGTAACCTTGAAAACCTTCCGCAAGGGTCCCGAGGGTGTGTTTCTTCTTCCTGCCAATGAGGATTTCGAGCCTATACCTGTGGGGGAGTATGATGAGTTTGAGACAGTGGGTTCTTTGGTTATGGTAGTCCGGTTGGTGGAGGGTAGCTATGATCCTGAACCTTAACGAGAAGATCCGTGTCGGCGCTGTCTTTGAGGGGCATTGGCCGAAGCCCGTATGGTTTGGTCTGCACGGCGAGAAGGTGCTTATAAAGGAGATCTGCTACCGCTGGAAGGAGCGAGAGGGGGGTGATATGCGTTATAAGTTCACTGTGAGCGACGGCTTTAACATCTTCGAAATCCTTTTCAGCACCATGGATATGTGCTGGTATTTAGTGGCGATGGATGAACAATGATACTCTGTATGGATATGGATGCTTTTTTTGCATCGGTGGAGCAGGCATCGAACCCGAAGCTCAGGGGGAAGCCGATTGCTGTTATCGGTTCGAAGGAGCGCACTGTTGTGGTCACTTCCTCGTATGAGGCGAGGGAGTACGGCGTTAAAACGGGAATGACGAAGTATGAGGCGCTGAAGGCCTGCCCATGGCTTGAGGTTGTTGTGGGTCGGACGAGGAAATACACGTATGTCAGCAAGGAGATATATAACTTCCTCAAGACGATAACCCCCGATGTTGAGGCATATTCCATCGACGAGGCTTTTCTGGATCTTACCGGAACGGGCTATTCGCCGGAGGATGCGGCCTATATGATAAAGAGCTTTGTTAAGAGGAGCTTTGATATAACCTGTTCCGTTGGTTCGGGTCCTAACAAGTTTGTGGCAAAGATGGCCACTGGCGTTAATAAGCCGGATGGTTTCTATCATGTGCCGGAGGATGATGTGCTGGACTTTGTGGACGGGTTCAGGCTAAAGGATTTCTGGGGGATAGGTCGCAGGTTGTCGAAAAGGTTTGCCAATATGGGTATATTTACTCCCGGGGATCTTCGTGAGCTGGGTGAGGAGCGTCTTGTGGAGATGTTCGGCATAAACGGCACACGCCTTTTCCGTCTTGCCCATGGTGAATATCCCAAGGGTATAGACGATGATGATCCGCCGGCGAAATCCATAGGGCACAGCATGACCCTGCCGAGGGATATACGGAGCCGTGAGGCGGCTTCTGACTATATACTCCAGCTTTCGGAGATGGTTTCATCCCGTGCGAGGAAAAACAAATATTCCGGCCGGACGATAAGCGTTGCAGTGCGTTATACGGATATGAGCACGCACAGGCAGATGCACATGATCCCTTTCTTTACGTCTGCCACGCATCATATCTTTGAGACGGCGATGGAGGTCTTTGATGAGATATGGAACGGCGAGCCGATAAGGCTTTTGGGTGTTTCATTGTCTAAGCTGGTGACGAACTGCGTAACGCTCCAGAACGTTTCTGACGAGGGGCGGAACTGGGCGGATATCTATGATGCGATGGACAGCATAAACGAGAAGTTCGGCTCCCAGACGTTATCTTTTGGCTCGATGCTTAACTGCACCCGCCGTGGTGCGGGGGTTATATCTCCCGCATGGCGCCCCGAGGGTATGCGGGATGTGAGCTATAACGAGAGTTATTGAACTTTTAATTCTAGTGGTATAAGATTTTATTATTGTTACAACAATACTATTCTTAGAGGCGAGAATACTATGAAGATTGAGTCAATAATCTTGAAAAACTTCAAAGCATTTAAAGACGCTAAAATGGAGCATATTCCCAGATTATGTGTTGTAGTTGGAGCTAACGGAAGCGGAAAAAGCACAATATTCAGTGTATTCGCATTTCTGAGAGAGGCTATGAACGGCAATGTTAATACAGCACTTTCAAAGCTTGGAGGAAGTAAAGGGATTAAAGAAGTTAGAAGTAGAGGAACAAAAGATCCTATTGTTATAGAATTGAAATTCCGTGATAAATCAGATGGGCCGCTAACAACATATTTTCTTCAAATTAATGAGAAAAATGGTAAAGCATTTGTAGAGAGAGAAATATTAAAGTATAGAAGAGGGAGTGGTGGGCAGCCATGGCATTTTCTAGACTTTTCAAATGGTTCAGGGCGAGCTGTAACGAATGAACTTGAATCAGTTAATGATGTCAATGATTTAGAAAGAGAAGAGCAGTCACTTAAATCGCCTGACATTCTTGCAATAAAAGGGTTAGCACAATTTGAAAGGTTTCCAGCAGTTGTTGCGCTTGGTAACTTGATTGAGAATTGGCATGTGTCAGATTTCCATATAAACCGTGCAAGAACCGAGCAGGATGCGGGATACGCAGAGCAATTATCCAGAGAGGGTGAAAACCTTTCACTTGTAATTGAGTACTTGTATAATCATCATAAGAATATTTTTGATAAAATTCTTGATTTATTAAAGAAAAGAGTGCCAGGAATAAGCAATGTGGAATCGAAGACCAGTGAAGAAGGGAGGGTACTTTTAAAGTTTCAAGACGGATCATTTGAGGATCCTTTTTTGGCAAGATATGTTTCTGATGGAACGATTAAAATGTTAGCATATCTAACTCTACTTTATGACCCTAATCCTCATCCATTACTTTGTGTTGAAGAACCAGAAAATCAATTATACCCCAAACTTTTAATGGAGCTTGCTGAAGAATTTAGAGCATATTCAGCTAGAGGTGGTCAAGTATTTGTATCTACCCATTCACCAGACTTTCTTAATGCTGCTGAGTTAGAAGAAGTTTTTTGGCTTGAAAAAAGGGATGGCTATACAACTATAAAGAGAGCGAAAGAAGACGAGCAAGTGAGTGCTTATATGAATGATGGTGACAAAATGGGTTACTTGTGGAAGCAGGGCTTTTTCGGAGGGGCAGACCCTTTATGAAAACTTTAGCATGCTTTGTTGAAGAGCAGTCTGCAGAAGAGATGCTTTCATGTATTATTAAGAAATTGTTCACTGAAAAAGTAGATCCTAAGATTATTGTGTTTGAAGGAAAAGGTGACTTTGATAAAAATATTGAGGGAAAACTAAAGAATTGGAAAAAACCTGACACCCTGTTTTTATTGTTTCGAGATAAAGATCATGATGACTGTGTTGAGCTAAAGTCAAAGTACTTACAGTATCTTGAAAAGTATAATCTTGATAGTTGTTCAATTGTAAGAATTGCGTGTAGAGAGCTTGAGTCTTTCTATTTGGGAGATCTTGAAGCTGTTGAAAAAGGACTGTCAATAAATGGTTTATCAAAGTTACAGGCAAAAAGCAGTTACAGGAATCCTGATATTATAGAAAAACCAAGTGTTATATTGAAAAGAATAACAAATCAATCCTATCAAAAAATACAAGGCTCACGTGAAATTAGTAGATTTTTAAAACTTGACGGTTCAAATAGGTCAAAAAGCTTTAATGTACTTATAGAGGGTCTTGACAGGTTGATTAATAGTTAGCACTACTCCTCCTCGATTTGTGCGACCTCCCTTTCGAAAAGTGTCACAAGGAAGGTGTTGCCCCCCTTGGAGTTGGAGGCGAGGGTTACGGAGCCGCCGTAGATAGTTGCTATGTGTTTAACTATGCTCAGACCGAGCCCCGTTCCTGTCTGATTGCGGTTTTTGGATTTGTTGACCGTGTAAAACCTTTCGAATATGCGTGTTTTCTCTTCCGGCGGGATGGCGGGGCCCTCATCTATAACCCTCAGCTCAACCTCGTCACCGATCCGCTCAACGCTTACCTCAATGGTTTCACTGCTAGAATACTTGTGCGCATTGTCCGCAAGGTTCGTGGCAACGGTTATAAAATGTTCACGGATTATGCCGATCTCCTCCACTGTGGTGGTGAAAACCGTTTTTACTGTGTAATGGCTGTAACGCTCCTCCAGCTCCTCGAAAACAGCTTTTACATCCATCGGCTCGGAGAGGATATGATCACCCGTCTGCTCAAGCCTGTGGAGCTCCAAAATATCATTGATAAGGTTGTTCAGCCTCTTTGAGTTGCCGTGGATAACCCCGAGAAACTTCTCAAGATTCTTCTTGTCTATATCTACATTATTCCGGAGCGTTTCGGCGTATCCCATAATCATGGAGAGGGGTGTCTTGAGCTCGTGGGTTATGTTGCCGATGAGCTCCGCCTTGAATGTTTCATACTTGTTACGCTCGTCTATATTATAGAGAACAATGAGCTTTTCGTCCTCAAGGATCTTTATGAAAACCTCATAGGTGGACTTGCGAAAGGTGGTCTGAAGCCTCGTATCCTCCTTGATGTTTATCACCTCGCTGATGAAGTTGATAACATCGAAGTCGTTAACAACGCTTAGAATGTTTTTGTCTATCTCAAGTACACACCCCAGCTGATGCTCCACCTGAGTGTTATAGTGCTTTATGCTGTTGTTCAGATCCAGAAGGATGATCCCCTCGTCCAGTATGGAGAAGATGTGGTTCAGCTTGGAACGCTCATTCTCAAGGAGGGTCTGCTCTTTCTCCATGGAGTTGTAGAGCCTTGCAAAAATCGCAGCTACCTTGGACATGGTTTTGTCTTTGAAAACGGGAAAGTCGATATCCTTCTCGCCAGCCTCAACGCAGTCCGCAATGTAGCTCAGCTTGCTCATGGGAACGGAGACACGCCTCGCCATAAAGAGGGTTATTCCGGCCACAATAATGAATGCAAACAGGAATATACGCACATTCTGGGCGAGGGTTTCTGACTGCAGGGCTTCGAGATATGTCATGGGGTAGGCGATGCGCAGGTACATTTCGTCACTATACCGCTTTGCCAGATAGAATGTTTTCTTGTGACTGCCGGGAATCTCACGTATGTCGTAGGCGAAATCCCCATCTTCGGCGCCCTCTATCTCCGGCTGTGATAAGGGGTTAATGTATGAGCCGTTTTTACCTGTACGGGAGTCGTATAGGACGTCTCCACCGTTACTTATAAAGGTTATGCGAAGCTGGGTATTCTTGCTGATCTCCTGAATGTGCGCCACTGTGTAGCGGTCGAACTTCGAATCGAACTGCTTTGTGGCAAGTATATTCCATTTACTCTGCATCTCCATCAGCAGCTGTCTCTCCGCACTCTCCATAGCTGAATTGCTGGAGAAATGGAAGGTTAGCAGGAGTATCAGCGCAATGGGCAAAAATATGATAAGAAATACGTTAACAAACGATTTCATGTATCAGCGCGGTACCCTATCTTCGGAACGGATTTTATTATCTTCCCCTTATCCCCCAGCTTCTTGCGCAGGGAGGAAATGTGGGTATCCACCGTTCTGGAATACACATCGGAGTCATAACCCCAGACAGCATTGAGGAGCTGGTTCCTCGTGAAAACCCTCTTCGGGTTGCGGAGAAAGGTTACAAGGAGCTCGTATTCCTTATTTGTGAGCGTAATCTCCTCATCATCCACCCGAACGGTGTAGTTTACGGTGTCTATGATGATACCCGCCTCGGAGATAACCTTGTTTTCAATGGCGGGGCTTCTGCGGAGTATAGCCTTGATCTTTGCCGCCAGAATATTCATGCTGAAGGGCTTGGTCAGATAGTCATCCGCACCCGACTCAAGACCCTTGATAATATCGTTCTCCGTATTCTTTGCGGAGATGATGATTATCGGTATGTGGGCATACTTTTGATTGTTGCGGACAATCCCAAGAAAATCCATACCCTTAAGCCCGGGAAGCATAAGGTCCAGAAGGATAACCTCCGGGTTCGAGTTTTCCATATGGATAAGCCCGTCGTTTGCATCGGCGGAGCAGATTACCTCATAGTTTTTCTGCTCCATGTTGAACTTGATCAGGTCGCTCATTTCCTCATGGTCTTCGATAACAAGTATTTTTATCATTCCCCTTCCTCAATTCTCTGGTGTCGGACAATCTTGCCCTCCACCATGAAGTATACAAGTTCACATATATTTGTGGCATGATCGGCTATGCGCTCGAAGCTTTTGGTTATCTGCATAAGAGACACAATACCGGTTGTTTTTCTCATATCTTCAGCCAGATAGGTGAGTAG encodes:
- a CDS encoding HD-GYP domain-containing protein; this translates as MFIPLSEIVLSLSGAIDLISPEVANHHKKVAYLATELGYELGFRSEQINNLMIAGALHDIGSISLSDRLDTLKFELDNPNEHAELGYHLLNTFPPFAKIASFVRHHHRTYEEKGDSVPLESHILHLADRVDVLIRGDEYILNQTDSIHRKIMDRKGTTFHPDVADAFNRIAHKEYFWLHTQYSHIDMKLKKIASQYKVEMDLDELMGLSRMFSKMIDFRSNFTATHSSGVAETAEAIGEVCGLSRIQCKLVKIAGYLHDIGKVAVPPEILEKPEKLTAEEFNIIKSHTFHTYNILDPIEALDVIKLWASFHHEKNDGTGYPFHLERDELPLGSRIISVADIFTALAEDRPYRKGMCNLELRNTMKELVAEGKLDNLVYQRLEENFHDINTRRFQAQEMARAEYAQITQVNVESA
- the lexA gene encoding transcriptional repressor LexA, with protein sequence MGEPTEKQKRFLDYIENFSDTYGYSPSVREIAGGLGLSSTASVKKMLDRLEERGFIRRGGSGTARGIELLRGRSFPVLGRIQAGVPVTAEENIEGYISLKDKAHRDCFFLKVEGESMKDKGILDGDFALIRPVPVVNSGKIGVFRLNGEVTLKTFRKGPEGVFLLPANEDFEPIPVGEYDEFETVGSLVMVVRLVEGSYDPEP
- the dinB gene encoding DNA polymerase IV produces the protein MILCMDMDAFFASVEQASNPKLRGKPIAVIGSKERTVVVTSSYEAREYGVKTGMTKYEALKACPWLEVVVGRTRKYTYVSKEIYNFLKTITPDVEAYSIDEAFLDLTGTGYSPEDAAYMIKSFVKRSFDITCSVGSGPNKFVAKMATGVNKPDGFYHVPEDDVLDFVDGFRLKDFWGIGRRLSKRFANMGIFTPGDLRELGEERLVEMFGINGTRLFRLAHGEYPKGIDDDDPPAKSIGHSMTLPRDIRSREAASDYILQLSEMVSSRARKNKYSGRTISVAVRYTDMSTHRQMHMIPFFTSATHHIFETAMEVFDEIWNGEPIRLLGVSLSKLVTNCVTLQNVSDEGRNWADIYDAMDSINEKFGSQTLSFGSMLNCTRRGAGVISPAWRPEGMRDVSYNESY
- a CDS encoding AAA family ATPase is translated as MKIESIILKNFKAFKDAKMEHIPRLCVVVGANGSGKSTIFSVFAFLREAMNGNVNTALSKLGGSKGIKEVRSRGTKDPIVIELKFRDKSDGPLTTYFLQINEKNGKAFVEREILKYRRGSGGQPWHFLDFSNGSGRAVTNELESVNDVNDLEREEQSLKSPDILAIKGLAQFERFPAVVALGNLIENWHVSDFHINRARTEQDAGYAEQLSREGENLSLVIEYLYNHHKNIFDKILDLLKKRVPGISNVESKTSEEGRVLLKFQDGSFEDPFLARYVSDGTIKMLAYLTLLYDPNPHPLLCVEEPENQLYPKLLMELAEEFRAYSARGGQVFVSTHSPDFLNAAELEEVFWLEKRDGYTTIKRAKEDEQVSAYMNDGDKMGYLWKQGFFGGADPL
- a CDS encoding DUF4276 family protein; protein product: MKTLACFVEEQSAEEMLSCIIKKLFTEKVDPKIIVFEGKGDFDKNIEGKLKNWKKPDTLFLLFRDKDHDDCVELKSKYLQYLEKYNLDSCSIVRIACRELESFYLGDLEAVEKGLSINGLSKLQAKSSYRNPDIIEKPSVILKRITNQSYQKIQGSREISRFLKLDGSNRSKSFNVLIEGLDRLINS
- a CDS encoding sensor histidine kinase → MKSFVNVFLIIFLPIALILLLTFHFSSNSAMESAERQLLMEMQSKWNILATKQFDSKFDRYTVAHIQEISKNTQLRITFISNGGDVLYDSRTGKNGSYINPLSQPEIEGAEDGDFAYDIREIPGSHKKTFYLAKRYSDEMYLRIAYPMTYLEALQSETLAQNVRIFLFAFIIVAGITLFMARRVSVPMSKLSYIADCVEAGEKDIDFPVFKDKTMSKVAAIFARLYNSMEKEQTLLENERSKLNHIFSILDEGIILLDLNNSIKHYNTQVEHQLGCVLEIDKNILSVVNDFDVINFISEVINIKEDTRLQTTFRKSTYEVFIKILEDEKLIVLYNIDERNKYETFKAELIGNITHELKTPLSMIMGYAETLRNNVDIDKKNLEKFLGVIHGNSKRLNNLINDILELHRLEQTGDHILSEPMDVKAVFEELEERYSHYTVKTVFTTTVEEIGIIREHFITVATNLADNAHKYSSSETIEVSVERIGDEVELRVIDEGPAIPPEEKTRIFERFYTVNKSKNRNQTGTGLGLSIVKHIATIYGGSVTLASNSKGGNTFLVTLFEREVAQIEEE
- a CDS encoding response regulator transcription factor, with translation MIKILVIEDHEEMSDLIKFNMEQKNYEVICSADANDGLIHMENSNPEVILLDLMLPGLKGMDFLGIVRNNQKYAHIPIIIISAKNTENDIIKGLESGADDYLTKPFSMNILAAKIKAILRRSPAIENKVISEAGIIIDTVNYTVRVDDEEITLTNKEYELLVTFLRNPKRVFTRNQLLNAVWGYDSDVYSRTVDTHISSLRKKLGDKGKIIKSVPKIGYRADT